The following proteins are encoded in a genomic region of Glycine max cultivar Williams 82 chromosome 18, Glycine_max_v4.0, whole genome shotgun sequence:
- the LOC100780600 gene encoding 1,4-alpha-glucan-branching enzyme 3, chloroplastic/amyloplastic — protein MSSTLSIPLGFCFPPTVATSFPHSQTKPQNVTFQRRKTTTKACAASENPNQRQNPKQNQKEAKTKNAGDDDGEKGINPAGFLAKRGISHKAFAQFLRERYKVLKDMKDEILKRHENFMILASGFELLGMHRHPEHRVDYMEWAPGARYCAIIGDFNGWSPTEDCAREHYFGHDDFGYWFIILQDKLREGEEPDKYYFQMYNYVDDYDKGDSGVSVEELIKKANEKYWQPGEDRFVNNRFEGPVKLYEQIFGPNGPQTIEDIPDIPDPETRYKAWAAEHGPSPTAAIDSGKEYDIYNVIVDPQWQEKIRALEPPVLYWFETRKGRKAWMKKYSPGIPHGSKYRVYFNTANGPLERVPAWATYVQPEVDGRQACAIHWEPSPEQAYKWKNMSPKVPKSLRIYEAHVGISGSEPKISSFNDFTDKVLPYIKEAGYNAIQLIGIVEHKDYFTVGYRVTNFFAVSSRYGTPEDFKRLVDEAHGLGLLIILEIVHSYAAADEMVGLSMFDGSNDCFFRSGKRGQHKFWGTRMFKYGDPDVLHFLLSNLNWWIVEYQIDGFQFHSVSSMMYTHNGFASFTGELEEYCNQYVDKDALVYLILANEILHSLHPNIITIAEDATFYPGLCEPTSQGGLGFDYYVNLSVPDMWSTFLESVPDHEWSMTKIVNTLVSNREHADKMLMYAENHNQSISGRRSFAEILFGEIDENSNHYKESLLRGSSLHKIIRLITLTIGGRAYLNFMGNEFGHPKRVEFPTSSNNNSYLLANRQWDLLTKDGVHRDLFAFDKDMMKLDENVKVLSRNIPNIHHVNDSSMVISYIRGPLLFIFNFHPKDSYDSYSIGVEEAGEYQIILNTDEIKYGGQGILKEEQYFLKTISRRVDGLRNCLEVSLPSRTSQVYKLRRILRI, from the exons ATGTCGTCAACACTTTCAATCCCACTCGGATTCTGCTTCCCTCCAACCGTTGCTACCTCCTTCCCTCACTCCCAAACCAAACCCCAAAACGTTACTTTCCAACGCAGAAAAACAACAACGAAGGCTTGTGCTGCCTCAGAGAACCCCAACCAACGCCAAAACCCGAAGCAGAACCAGAAAGAGGCCAAAACCAAGAACGCTGGCGACGATGATGGCGAAAAGGGTATCAACCCCGCTGGCTTTCTCGCCAAACGCGGCATTTCCCACAAAGCCTTTGCGCAGTTCCTCCGTGAAAG GTATAAAGTATTGAAGGACATGAAGGATGAAATTTTGAAACGGCATGAGAACTTCATGATTTTGGCTTCTGG GTTTGAGTTACTGGGTATGCATCGTCATCCAGAACATCGGGTGGATTATATGGAATGGGCTCCAG GGGCCCGCTATTGTGCAATTATTGGTGACTTCAATGGGTGGTCACCTACAGAAGATTGTGCAAGAGAGCATTACTTTGGTCATGATGATTTTGGATACTGGTTTATCATTCTTCAAGATAAGCTGAGAGAGGGAGAAGAGccagataaatattattttcaaatgtatAACTATGTAGATGATTATGATAAAGGGGATAGTGGTGTCTCTGTTGAAGAGCTCATAAAGAAAGCAAATGAAAAGTACTGGCAACCAGGAGAAGACCGATTTGTAAATAATCGTTTTGAAGGGCCAGTAAAGTTATATGAGCAGATATTTGGTCCTAATGGACCTCAAACCATAGAGGACATACCGGACATACCAGATCCAGAAACAAGATACAAAGCATGGGCTGCAGAGCATGGACCTTCCCCTACTGCTGCGATTGATAGTGGCAAGGAGTATGACATATATAATGTGATAGTTGATCCTCAATGGCAAGAGAAAATTCGTGCACTGGAACCTCCTGTACTGTACTGGTTTGAGACACGTAAAGGTAGGAAGGCTTGGATGAAAAAGTATAGTCCTGGCATTCCTCATGGCAGCAAGTACAGGGTCTACTTCAACACTGCAAATGGACCGTTGGAGAGGGTGCCTGCTTGGGCTACATATGTCCAGCCAG AGGTAGATGGAAGGCAAGCTTGTGCAATCCACTGGGAACCATCCCCTGAGCAAGCATACAAATGGAAAAATATGAGTCCCAAAGTACCAAAATCCCTGCGGATATATGAAGCTCATGTTGGAATTAGTGGTTCTGAGCCAAAAATATCCTCATTCAATGATTTCACAGACAAG GTGCTTCCTTACATTAAGGAAGCTGGATACAATGCCATCCAGTTGATTGGAATTGTTGAACACAAGGATTATTTTACTGTTGGTTACAGA GTTACAAATTTTTTTGCTGTTAGTAGTCGATATGGCACCCCTGAGGACTTTAAGCGATTAGTTGACGAGGCCCATG GACTAGGACTGCTCATCATCTTAGAAATTGTCCATTCATATGCTGCAGCAGATGAGATGGTCGGATTGTCAATGTTTGATGGATCTAATGACTGTTTTTTTCGTTCTG GTAAACGAGGGCAACACAAATTTTGGGGAACGAGAATGTTCAAATATGGTGACCCTGATGTTTTGCATTTCCTCCTATCAAACTTGAACTG GTGGATTGTGGAGTATCAAATTGATGGTTTTCAGTTCCATTCAGTTTCATCTATGATGTATACTCACAATGGTTTTGCTTCTTTTACTGGAGAATTGGAGGA GTACTGCAACCAATATGTTGACAAGGATGCGCTAGTATATCTTATCTTGGCCAACGAGATACTGCATTCTCTTCACCCAAATATTATCACAATAGCAGAAGAT GCAACATTTTATCCTGGATTATGTGAGCCAACTTCTCAAGGTGGATTGGGATTTGATTACTATGTCAACCTTTCTGTGCCTGATATGTGGTCAACCTTTCTTGAGAGTGTTCCTGATCATGAATGGAGCATGACTAAG ATTGTTAACACATTAGTTTCCAATAGAGAACATGCTGACAAGATGCTTATGTATGCTGAAAATCACAACCAG tCCATATCCGGAAGGCGATCATTTGCAGAAATATTGTTTGGTGAAATAGATGAGAATTCAAATCACTATAAGGAATCTTTATTGAGGGGATCTTCATTACATAAA ATTATCCGATTGATCACATTAACGATTGGTGGTCGTGCCTATCTGAACTTCATGGGTAATGAATTTGGGCATCCAAAG AGAGTTGAATTTCCAACATCAAGCAACAACAACTCGTATTTGCTTGCCAATCGTCAGTGGGATCTTTTGACAAAAGATGGAGTTCACCGTGATTTATTTGCTTTTGATAAG GATATGATGAAGCTGGATGAAAATGTCAAAGTGCTCTCACGAAATATTCCAAACATTCACCATGTGAATGATAGCTCAATg GTCATATCTTACATCAGAGGTCCCCTTctctttattttcaattttcatccaAAAGATTCTTATGATAGTTACAGCATAGGTGTAGAAGAAGCTGGGGAATATCAA ATTATTCTAAACACAGATGAAATAAAGTATGGAGGTCAAGGGATCCTTAAAGAAGAACAGTATTTTCTAAAAACTATCAGCAGAAG AGTTGATGGCCTTCGAAACTGCTTAGAGGTGTCACTACCCAGCAGAACTTCTCAG GTTTACAAGTTAAGGCGGATTTTGAGAATATAA